The proteins below are encoded in one region of Streptomyces marianii:
- a CDS encoding DNA repair ATPase: MDEGSGGMDAGTYEVLRDRLGARATELARRAEALNSARIAEFGGDELTLTGTERIGTEAHCVARDLVAVGGGLLLGHNTPAALTPRTTVGDVFSLYDHDLAPLEEGAAPGLLDDADFAREFAALCRYYQGARLHRLRVVDGTLLAVFRTGEKAEDVRVLRWALTADRRARFLDARGERDNVAPPAHDVTWVKTTRDDHVPGRHPHISIGGDIFVTTVGGSLTVKTEDDTESGEGIHSEPVDESLQSLADSDVAYARVGSLILLRVRPYKEEADRHLVFNTLTRSVVRLDGIGRSCRRLPDDQGIVFPGGYCLSTGAVKTFDVATAEDMTFERAVRSPNGEDVLYAFHSRAEGGSLLLPYNLIRKEVANPLTGRGYALLDDGTLVVLRTPDADEPSRAHLVQVWRSPYVSDSLATPGGSGPLARIGNADLVRGLSDCVAIARQATEASPTAEMYDVLVASCARAADTHHWLGDTETGDLRTPLDEIRITAEQVLDEFRTVRDLRRHAADALAESAVHIAGLVRRVRGEAPASAEEWIARITELRQAHGHLLTLKEMRYAETGRIEALALDLEADIAAVARRTVTFLQREDSFDGYRAEIEKLGADAEAITTAAEAGPVAGQLDERALGLQSLTEVVAGLEVGDTTVRTSILERITEVLGGVNRARAALAGRCRELRDREGRAEFTAEFALLGQSVTGALAAADSPEGCDEQLSRLLLHVENLESRFADHDDLLDDIAAKRTELYEAFSARRQTIQDARARRAERLAESAARVLETISRRVASLDGPDAVNAYFASDPLAAKVRRTTEQLRELGDPVRAEELAGRLKAARQEAGRALRDRTELFADDGATVRLGRHRFTVSRQAPELTLVPHGEGMALALTGTDYRSPVTAPDFQDTRPYWGQVLPSENDEVYRAEHLAARLLAEHGPGRLAGSDLAALTRRAAEAAYDEGYERGIHDHDAAAILAVVLKLHDGAGLLRHPAADRAAAQTFWTYGTTPSAREAWLRQAASLVRAREVFGATPALDALRDELADAMGAFAAGAPGLRAHCGTRAAAYLVEELATGESFVTSASARTLLDAFRRAAGSSPYDEDVRTRLAAGDPSAAHRLVEGWLVSYAGALDAEVDPGDLAEAVAIELCPALPRHDVDAPLTGDVTGLLGTHARITRRGLPVRLDEFLARTADFADRVVPGFREYQKQRAALVAAERTRLRLDDHRPRVMSAFVRNRLVDDVYLPLLGDNLAKQLGAAGDDRRTDNNGLLLLVSPPGYGKTTLIEYVADRLGLLLVKVDGPALGATTTSLDPADAPNATARREVEKIEFALSAGNNVLLYLDDIQHTSAELLQKFIPLCDATRTLNGHDLRGKRFAVCMAGNPYTESGQRFRIPDMLANRADVWNLGDVLTGKEEAFALSFIENALTSNAVLAPLAARDRADLELLVRLAGDDPTARGSRLSHPCPPAELDRILDVLRHLLTARETVLAVNEAYKASAAQTDETRSAPPFRLQGSYRNMNKIAQRIVPLMNDAELAAVIDDHYAGEAQTLTTSAEANLLRLAELRGTLDPEQKDRWAEITSGWVRRQALGGPQADPLVRAVEALGLLADRVAAVESAIARAAGPHPAPGTSRARHAARNVAHETGRA, translated from the coding sequence ATGGACGAGGGCTCGGGCGGCATGGACGCCGGAACGTACGAGGTGCTGCGCGACCGGCTCGGTGCACGGGCGACGGAGCTCGCCCGGCGCGCCGAGGCGCTCAACTCGGCCCGCATCGCGGAGTTCGGGGGGGACGAGCTCACCCTGACCGGCACCGAGCGCATCGGTACCGAAGCGCACTGCGTGGCCCGCGACCTCGTCGCGGTCGGCGGCGGACTCCTCCTCGGCCACAACACGCCCGCGGCGTTGACGCCCCGTACCACGGTCGGCGACGTCTTCTCGCTGTACGACCACGACCTGGCCCCGTTGGAAGAGGGTGCCGCTCCGGGCCTCCTCGACGACGCGGACTTCGCACGCGAGTTCGCCGCCCTGTGCCGCTACTACCAGGGTGCCCGGCTGCACCGGCTGCGCGTGGTCGACGGCACGCTGCTGGCCGTCTTCCGGACCGGGGAGAAGGCCGAGGACGTCCGGGTCCTGCGCTGGGCGCTCACTGCGGACCGGCGGGCCCGGTTCCTGGACGCCCGCGGTGAGCGCGACAACGTCGCGCCGCCCGCACATGACGTGACATGGGTGAAGACCACCCGCGACGACCACGTGCCGGGACGGCACCCGCACATCTCGATCGGCGGCGACATCTTCGTCACGACGGTCGGCGGCAGCCTCACCGTCAAGACCGAGGACGACACCGAGTCCGGGGAGGGCATCCACAGCGAGCCGGTCGACGAGTCCCTGCAGTCGCTCGCGGACTCGGACGTCGCGTACGCGCGGGTGGGCTCGCTGATCCTGCTGCGCGTGCGCCCCTACAAGGAGGAAGCCGACCGCCATCTGGTGTTCAACACGCTCACCAGGTCGGTGGTCAGGCTCGACGGCATCGGCCGGTCCTGCCGCCGGCTGCCCGACGACCAGGGCATCGTCTTCCCCGGCGGTTACTGCCTGTCCACGGGCGCCGTCAAGACGTTCGACGTGGCCACGGCGGAGGACATGACCTTCGAGCGTGCCGTGCGCTCACCGAACGGGGAGGACGTGCTGTACGCGTTCCACTCCCGCGCGGAGGGCGGGAGCCTGCTCCTCCCCTACAACCTGATCCGCAAGGAGGTCGCCAACCCCCTGACCGGCCGGGGGTACGCCCTCCTTGACGACGGAACGCTCGTCGTCCTGCGCACACCCGACGCGGACGAGCCCTCCCGGGCGCACCTCGTCCAGGTCTGGCGGAGCCCGTACGTCTCCGACTCCCTCGCCACCCCGGGCGGATCCGGACCGCTCGCCAGGATCGGCAACGCCGACCTCGTCCGCGGTCTGTCCGACTGCGTGGCCATCGCGCGTCAGGCCACCGAGGCTTCGCCCACGGCCGAGATGTACGACGTCCTCGTCGCCTCCTGCGCGCGGGCCGCCGACACCCACCACTGGCTGGGCGACACCGAGACCGGGGATCTGCGGACCCCGCTCGACGAGATCCGGATCACCGCCGAGCAGGTGCTGGACGAGTTCAGGACCGTGCGGGACCTGAGGCGTCACGCGGCCGACGCGCTCGCCGAATCGGCCGTGCACATCGCCGGCCTGGTGCGGCGCGTCCGCGGCGAGGCGCCGGCGAGCGCCGAGGAGTGGATCGCGCGCATCACCGAACTGCGCCAGGCCCACGGGCACCTGCTGACACTGAAGGAGATGCGGTACGCGGAAACCGGGCGCATCGAGGCGCTTGCCCTGGACCTCGAGGCCGACATCGCCGCAGTCGCCCGGCGGACCGTCACCTTCCTCCAGCGTGAGGACTCCTTCGACGGCTACCGCGCGGAGATCGAGAAGCTCGGCGCCGACGCCGAGGCCATCACCACGGCCGCCGAGGCCGGGCCCGTCGCCGGACAACTGGACGAGCGGGCCCTGGGACTGCAATCCCTCACGGAGGTGGTGGCGGGCCTCGAGGTGGGTGACACCACCGTGCGCACCTCCATCCTGGAGCGGATCACCGAGGTCCTCGGCGGAGTCAACCGCGCCCGCGCGGCTCTGGCCGGCCGCTGCCGGGAGCTGCGCGACCGTGAGGGCCGGGCCGAGTTCACCGCCGAGTTCGCCCTCCTCGGACAGTCGGTCACCGGCGCGCTGGCCGCCGCCGACTCCCCGGAGGGCTGCGACGAGCAGCTCTCCCGGCTCCTGCTCCACGTGGAGAACCTGGAGTCGCGCTTCGCCGACCACGACGACCTGCTCGACGACATCGCCGCCAAACGGACCGAGCTCTACGAGGCGTTCTCCGCACGCAGGCAGACGATCCAGGACGCCCGCGCCCGGCGCGCGGAACGGCTCGCGGAATCGGCGGCGCGAGTCCTGGAGACGATCTCGCGCCGGGTCGCGTCCCTCGACGGTCCGGACGCCGTCAACGCCTACTTCGCCTCCGACCCCCTGGCGGCCAAGGTGCGCCGCACCACCGAGCAACTGCGCGAACTCGGTGACCCCGTGCGCGCGGAGGAGCTGGCAGGCCGGCTGAAGGCCGCGCGGCAGGAGGCGGGCCGGGCGCTGCGCGACCGCACCGAGCTGTTCGCGGACGACGGCGCGACCGTCAGACTGGGCCGTCACCGCTTCACCGTCAGCAGGCAGGCCCCCGAACTCACCCTCGTCCCGCACGGGGAGGGCATGGCCCTCGCCCTGACCGGTACCGACTACCGCTCGCCCGTCACAGCCCCGGACTTCCAGGACACCCGCCCGTACTGGGGCCAGGTCCTCCCGTCCGAGAACGACGAGGTCTACCGGGCGGAGCACCTCGCCGCGAGGCTGCTGGCCGAGCACGGCCCGGGCAGGCTCGCCGGATCCGACCTGGCCGCACTCACCCGCCGGGCGGCCGAAGCCGCCTACGACGAGGGCTACGAGCGCGGCATCCACGACCACGACGCGGCCGCGATCCTGGCGGTCGTGCTGAAGCTGCACGATGGAGCGGGTCTGCTGCGTCATCCGGCCGCAGACCGTGCCGCGGCCCAGACGTTCTGGACGTACGGAACGACACCGTCGGCACGTGAGGCTTGGCTCCGCCAGGCAGCGTCGCTCGTACGGGCGCGGGAGGTCTTCGGCGCGACCCCGGCGCTGGACGCCCTGCGGGATGAACTGGCGGACGCGATGGGCGCTTTCGCAGCCGGAGCACCGGGCCTGCGGGCGCACTGCGGGACGCGGGCAGCGGCGTACCTGGTCGAGGAACTCGCCACCGGGGAGTCCTTCGTCACCAGCGCGTCGGCTCGTACCCTCCTGGACGCCTTCCGCCGCGCGGCCGGTTCGTCGCCGTACGACGAGGACGTCCGCACCCGTCTCGCAGCCGGGGACCCCTCCGCCGCGCACCGACTCGTCGAGGGCTGGCTCGTGTCGTACGCCGGTGCCCTCGATGCGGAAGTCGACCCGGGCGACCTCGCCGAAGCCGTGGCGATCGAACTCTGCCCCGCCCTGCCGCGCCACGACGTCGACGCCCCGCTGACCGGCGACGTCACGGGTCTGCTCGGCACGCACGCGCGGATCACCCGGCGCGGACTCCCGGTCCGCCTGGACGAGTTCCTCGCCCGCACCGCGGACTTCGCCGACCGCGTGGTGCCCGGTTTCCGCGAGTACCAGAAGCAGCGTGCCGCTCTCGTGGCCGCGGAGCGCACCCGGCTGCGTCTGGACGACCACCGGCCCCGGGTCATGTCCGCCTTCGTACGCAACCGGCTGGTGGACGACGTCTACCTCCCCCTCCTGGGGGACAACCTCGCCAAGCAGCTCGGCGCGGCCGGAGACGACAGACGGACCGACAACAACGGACTCCTGCTCCTCGTCTCCCCGCCCGGTTACGGCAAGACGACGCTCATCGAGTACGTCGCCGACCGCCTGGGCCTGCTCCTGGTCAAGGTCGACGGTCCGGCCCTGGGCGCCACGACGACATCCCTCGATCCGGCCGACGCGCCGAACGCCACCGCCCGGCGCGAGGTGGAGAAGATCGAATTCGCCCTGTCCGCGGGCAACAACGTCCTGCTCTACCTCGACGACATCCAGCACACGTCGGCCGAGCTGCTGCAGAAGTTCATCCCGCTGTGCGACGCCACCCGCACGCTGAACGGCCATGACCTGCGCGGCAAGCGATTCGCCGTCTGTATGGCCGGCAACCCCTACACCGAGTCCGGGCAGCGCTTCCGGATCCCCGACATGCTCGCCAACCGGGCGGACGTCTGGAACCTCGGAGACGTGCTGACCGGCAAGGAGGAGGCCTTCGCGCTCAGCTTCATCGAGAACGCGCTGACCTCCAACGCCGTCCTCGCCCCGCTCGCCGCCCGTGACCGCGCGGACCTGGAACTGCTGGTACGGCTGGCCGGTGACGATCCCACAGCCCGTGGCAGCCGGCTGTCCCACCCCTGCCCGCCGGCCGAACTCGACCGGATCCTCGACGTCCTGCGGCATCTGCTGACCGCACGGGAGACCGTTCTCGCCGTGAACGAGGCGTACAAGGCGTCGGCCGCCCAGACCGATGAGACCCGTTCCGCACCGCCGTTCCGGCTGCAGGGCTCCTACCGCAACATGAACAAGATCGCCCAGCGCATCGTGCCCCTCATGAACGACGCCGAGCTCGCCGCGGTCATCGACGACCACTACGCCGGGGAGGCCCAGACCCTGACGACCTCCGCGGAGGCCAATCTGCTGAGGCTCGCAGAGCTGCGCGGCACCCTCGACCCGGAGCAGAAGGACCGCTGGGCGGAGATCACGTCCGGCTGGGTACGGCGCCAGGCGCTGGGGGGACCGCAGGCGGACCCGCTCGTCCGCGCCGTCGAAGCCCTCGGCCTGCTGGCCGACCGCGTCGCCGCGGTGGAGTCGGCGATCGCCCGGGCGGCCGGCCCGCACCCCGCGCCCGGGACGTCACGTGCCCGCCACGCGGCGAGGAACGTCGCGCACGAGACCGGACGGGCCTGA
- a CDS encoding SPFH domain-containing protein: MDAITVGIGVLIAVVLLIVVAMFFVISRLFRKVEQGKALIVSKMRKVDVTFTGQVVLPVLHRAEVMDISVKTIDITRTGRDGLICKDNIRADIRISFFVRVNKTVEDVIKVAQAIGTARASDKETLQDLFNAKFSEALKTVGKQLDFTDLYTKRDEFRDRIIQVIGTDLNGYSLEDAAIDYLEQTPLAQLDASNILDAQGIRKITELTAVEHVRTNEYQRHEEKEITRQNVDAREAILELERRRADAEIKQKREIETVRAREEAETARVVEEERLRAQSAFLKTEEQLGVQRENQAREVAVAKMNRERVVAVENERIEKDRLLEVIARDRETELTRISAEKEVEAERRDIAEVIRERVAVDRTVAEQEESIKRLRAVEEAERNRQAVVIAAEAEAQEKLVKDIKAAEAAEQAAVHRAAEELTLAEARNKAADMDARAKIRLAEGIQAETAAEGLAAVQVREKEADAIEKAGRAEAEATAARLRAEAEGAREKALADATAIGEKLKAEAVGLTEKAAAMAALDEASRAHEEYRLRLEAEKDIRLAGLDVQRQVAEAQATVLATGLESADINIVGGESVFLDRLVSAISLGKGVDGFVHHSETAQALAGPWLDGSASFTDDLAKVLGSVSTSDVQNLTVSALLMRLMKTGGAPATQLSQLLERAGELGLADTPLTALNGTAKS, encoded by the coding sequence ATGGATGCCATAACCGTGGGCATCGGCGTGCTCATCGCCGTTGTCCTGCTCATCGTCGTCGCCATGTTCTTCGTGATCAGCCGGCTGTTCCGCAAGGTGGAGCAGGGCAAGGCACTGATCGTGTCGAAGATGCGCAAGGTGGATGTCACGTTCACCGGGCAGGTCGTCCTGCCGGTGCTGCACAGGGCCGAGGTCATGGACATCTCGGTGAAGACCATCGACATCACCCGGACCGGCCGGGACGGGCTCATCTGCAAGGACAACATCCGCGCCGACATCCGGATCTCGTTCTTCGTCAGGGTCAACAAGACCGTCGAGGACGTCATCAAGGTCGCCCAGGCCATCGGCACGGCGCGTGCCAGCGACAAGGAGACCCTCCAGGACCTGTTCAACGCCAAGTTCTCCGAGGCGCTCAAGACGGTCGGGAAGCAACTCGACTTCACCGACCTCTACACCAAGCGCGACGAGTTCCGGGACCGCATCATCCAGGTCATCGGGACGGATCTGAACGGCTACAGCCTCGAGGACGCGGCGATCGACTACCTGGAGCAGACGCCGCTGGCGCAGCTGGACGCCTCCAACATCCTCGACGCCCAGGGCATCCGGAAGATCACCGAGCTGACTGCCGTCGAGCACGTCCGCACCAACGAGTACCAGCGGCACGAGGAGAAGGAGATCACGCGGCAGAACGTCGACGCCCGTGAAGCCATCCTGGAGCTCGAGCGCCGCCGGGCCGACGCGGAGATCAAGCAGAAGCGCGAGATCGAGACCGTGCGGGCCCGTGAGGAGGCCGAGACCGCTCGGGTCGTCGAAGAGGAGCGACTGCGGGCGCAGAGCGCCTTCCTGAAGACCGAGGAGCAGCTCGGGGTCCAGCGGGAGAACCAGGCCCGTGAGGTCGCCGTCGCCAAGATGAACCGTGAGCGCGTCGTGGCCGTCGAGAACGAGCGCATCGAGAAGGACCGGCTGCTGGAGGTCATCGCCCGGGACCGGGAGACCGAACTGACGCGGATCTCCGCCGAGAAGGAGGTCGAGGCCGAGCGCCGCGACATCGCCGAGGTGATCCGCGAGCGCGTCGCGGTGGACCGGACGGTCGCCGAGCAGGAGGAGTCCATCAAGCGGCTCCGGGCGGTGGAGGAGGCCGAGCGCAACCGGCAGGCCGTGGTCATCGCGGCCGAGGCCGAGGCACAGGAGAAGCTGGTCAAGGACATCAAGGCCGCCGAGGCCGCCGAGCAGGCCGCGGTCCACCGGGCGGCCGAGGAACTCACCCTCGCCGAGGCCCGCAACAAGGCCGCCGACATGGACGCCCGCGCCAAGATCCGCCTCGCCGAGGGCATCCAGGCGGAGACGGCCGCCGAGGGCCTGGCAGCCGTGCAGGTACGGGAGAAGGAGGCCGACGCGATCGAGAAGGCCGGCCGCGCCGAGGCCGAGGCCACCGCCGCCCGGCTGCGGGCGGAGGCGGAGGGCGCCCGCGAGAAGGCGCTCGCCGACGCCACCGCCATCGGCGAGAAGCTCAAGGCCGAGGCCGTCGGCCTGACCGAGAAGGCCGCCGCGATGGCGGCACTGGACGAGGCCTCCCGCGCACACGAGGAGTACCGGCTGCGGCTGGAGGCGGAGAAGGACATCCGTCTCGCCGGGCTCGACGTCCAGCGGCAGGTCGCCGAGGCCCAGGCCACGGTGCTCGCCACCGGCCTGGAGAGCGCCGACATCAACATCGTCGGCGGTGAGTCGGTCTTCCTCGACCGGCTGGTGTCGGCGATCTCCCTCGGCAAGGGCGTCGACGGCTTCGTCCACCACTCCGAGACCGCGCAGGCCCTGGCCGGACCGTGGCTGGACGGATCCGCGTCGTTCACCGACGACCTGGCGAAGGTGCTGGGGTCGGTCTCGACATCGGACGTGCAGAACCTGACCGTGTCCGCGCTGCTGATGCGGCTCATGAAGACGGGCGGGGCGCCCGCAACACAGCTGAGCCAACTGCTGGAGCGGGCCGGTGAACTCGGCCTCGCCGACACGCCGCTCACGGCGCTGAACGGCACGGCGAAGAGCTGA